A stretch of Mytilus edulis chromosome 11, xbMytEdul2.2, whole genome shotgun sequence DNA encodes these proteins:
- the LOC139495459 gene encoding uncharacterized protein, producing MSETREKRDRKFTPKGQTMFDDQSNELREKCEKIWSKIEDLMIIVPSSNTLETLRQLNTDIDSRYKNFCRRSEEYKSFITRADTIESQQLISDYNEYFVTCVSTYRKVNSEIKKKKADLVEQLSQVSSSNGSSKASSKRAKAEAEKVRLEFVRKEGELMKQKAAIEADINIVKQESKVAAAETEVRILEQGDQEQDIISEVCEKKDDISNYVHNVHFQEPVASWLNQQPNIPVVASSASQAFSAAVSVPQIPSIVNTVLTSVPQIPSVVNTVFTSLSSQPNIQPSLSQYPVQTKATSTNSLLHDAMTDITRFMYRKDFLLSRFTNFDDKPEAYESWRASFQSVTRELGVTPFEEMDLLVKWLGTESSKFAKIIRAANAHDPPRGLQRIYDRLQERYGRPEMIESALKRKLNAFQTITNKDCVKLYDLLDILTEIESSMLNPKYTTLLSYYNSSSGINPIVAKLPYFLQEKWTTRASSYKKSHDIAFPPFSLFVSYIRDMCEIRNDPAFSYNSVNSTTNSKQRSSVISRRLDVSSESSVRCPLHKAGHTLNDCRGFRKYPIQDRQKFLREKRICFKCCETNEHFASNCTVNVKCAVCGNKRHATAMHIDRYTQNRTQADNEKPLTADGGEHSEDNVTVKCTTLCGDIRVGRSCGKTVLVDVYLPNSPEKSTRVYAAIDDQSNRTLITPELFDDLGIQGQHAQFNMSSCNGNSTMKCRVADSICVRSIDGKSTFELQDVIECDSIPSELPEIATPEVASAYSHLHRISSYLPPLDPSIKVELLIGRDIPEIHHVQEQITGDKGEPFAQRLALGWVVIGEVCLGKVHAPNKISVRQTHVLNDGRCTTFPLCENNIEISDLKDDIFIRTTNDNKVGLSVEDRQFLSLMDTDFRKDDTGHWSAPLPFKQPKPPIPNNRSQAWKRAQILDTSLRKNQTKREHFMTFMEKVLNSGAAEIAPKVISGECWYLPLFGVYHHKKPDQIRGVFDSSAVYGDVSLNSLLMSGPDLTNNLVGILMRFRKNAIAITGDIEQMFYQFRVSNHHRDYLRFFWYQDNDFSKPLIEYRMTSHVFGNTPSPAVASYGLRQAVATSDEDVRAFVCNDFYVDDGLTSFTNKEQAIDLVKKTQNDLKTNGHIRFHKIVSNDIDVMKAFPSDDLGKDLKQLDLCSDILPTQQSLGITWDLHSDNFVFHVNNDVKPITRRGLLSSINSLFDPLGFVSPIVISGKILLREVVPPGTDWDEPLSSEHADRWNLWLESLKSLGNFEIPRMITPESVSTAHYLEIHIFCDASEQAISSVAYLKSVNETGNASLGFLMGKTKLAPLKGHTIPRLELCAAVLGAELGEVICDNMKLLPETCHYYTDSQVVLGYISNTKRRFFTYVTNRVDKIHKTSNPSQWSYISTDQNPADAGTRFSSSPDMILVTRWITGPTCLSSHDVMIEDKSYPLVTPTEDKEIRPLVLSKKTVIRNPEIGCHRFTNFSSLKALIRAVSFLRHFVRTWKSKRSSQKVSEDKDSPKFQKETESFIIRQIQNEIFEKEIYNLNEHKPISKERSMLKLDPFVDEHGVVRVGGRLKHSDLTLGEKHPILIPGSHHFAKLIVLHYHKQIKHQGRHLTEGSIRSADIG from the coding sequence ATGTCTGAAACGCGTGAGAAGCGTGACCGAAAGTTTACACCTAAAGGACAAACCATGTTTGACGACCAGAGTAACGAACTGCGCGAAAAATGTGAGAAGATTTGGTCTAAAATCGAAGATCTTATGATAATTGTTCCTTCTAGCAACACATTAGAAACATTAAGACAGTTAAATACAGATATTGACAGTCGCTATAAAAACTTTTGTCGTCGGTCCGAAGAATACAAAAGTTTCATAACAAGAGCTGATACAATTGAATCACAACAGTTGATAAGTGATTATAATGAATATTTTGTGACATGTGTTTCAACATACAGAAAAGTGAACTCtgaaattaagaaaaagaaaGCTGACTTAGTTGAACAATTATCACAAGTAAGTAGCTCAAATGGAAGTTCAAAAGCAAGTAGTAAGCGGGCAAAGGCAGAAGCCGAGAAAGTGAGACTTGAATTTGTTAGAAAGGAAGGCGAACTTATGAAACAAAAAGCAGCAATTGAAGCTGACATAAACATTGTGAAACAGGAGAGTAAAGTTGCAGCAGCTGAAACTGAGGTGCGTATACTTGAACAAGGTGATCAAGAACAGGATATAATTTCTGAAGTGTGCGAAAAGAAGGATGACATTAGTAATTATGTCCATAATGTGCATTTTCAAGAACCAGTTGCATCATGGTTAAATCAACAACCAAACATTCCTGTGGTTGCTTCATCTGCTTCTCAGGCCTTTAGTGCAGCTGTAAGTGTTCCTCAAATTCCGAGTATTGTAAATACAGTTTTGACAAGTGTTCCTCAAATTCCAAGTGTTGTAAATACAGTTTTCACATCACTATCTAGCCAACCAAACATTCAACCATCTTTATCACAATATCCTGTACAGACAAAAGCTACTTCTACAAATTCTCTACTACATGATGCCATGACAGACATAACTCGATTTATGTACAGAAAAGACTTTCTGCTGTCAAGATTCACAAACTTTGATGATAAACCGGAAGCATACGAATCATGGAGAGCATCATTCCAAAGTGTAACACGAGAGCTTGGCGTAACACCCTTTGAAGAAATGGATTTATTGGTCAAATGGTTGGGTACAGAATCTTCCAAATTTGCAAAAATCATCCGTGCTGCTAATGCTCATGATCCGCCTAGAGGTCTACAAAGAATATATGATCGTCTACAAGAAAGATACGGTAGGCCTGAAATGATTGAAAGCGCACTGAAACGTAAGTTAAATGCATTTCAAACAATTACAAACAAAGACTGTGTAAAACTATATGATCTTTTGGACATACTTACTGAAATTGAATCATCTATGTTAAATCCAAAGTACACAACACTGCTTAGCTACTACAATTCCTCCTCCGGTATAAATCCGATTGTTGCCAAGTTACCTTACTTTCTGCAAGAGAAATGGACTACTCGTGCTTCGTCTTACAAGAAGTCTCATGACATAGCTTTTCCTCCATTCAGTCTGTTTGTTAGTTATATTCGAGACATGTGTGAAATTCGTAATGATCCTGCCTTTTCATACAATAGTGTCAATTCAACTACGAATTCTAAACAACGTTCGTCAGTGATATCTAGGAGACTAGACGTTTCTTCCGAAAGTTCAGTTCGGTGCCCACTACACAAGGCAGGACATACCCTCAACGACTGTCGTGGATTCAGGAAATATCCAATACAAGATCGTCAGAAGTTTCTACGCGAAAagagaatttgttttaaatgctgTGAAACAAATGAACATTTCGCCTCCAATTGTACAGTTAATGTAAAATGTGCCGTATGTGGAAACAAACGTCATGCCACAGCAATGCATATAGACCGATATACTCAAAATCGCACACAAGCCGATAATGAAAAGCCTCTCACAGCTGATGGCGGGGAGCATAGTGAGGACAATGTAACTGTCAAATGTACCACTCTTTGTGGTGACATCCGGGTTGGTCGGTCCTGTGGAAAGACCGTTCTAGTAGATGTATACTTACCAAACTCCCCGGAGAAGTCGACGAGAGTCTATGCTGCCATAGACGATCAAAGTAACCGCACTTTGATTACTCCAGAACTCTTTGATGACCTTGGAATTCAAGGACAACATGCACAATTTAACATGTCTTCGTGTAATGGTAATTCGACCATGAAGTGTCGAGTTGCTGACAGTATATGCGTTCGATCAATTGATGGAAAATCCACATTCGAATTACAAGACGTAATTGAATGCGATTCTATTCCCAGTGAATTACCGGAGATTGCGACTCCAGAAGTTGCATCTGCCTACTCACACCTTCATCGTATTTCATCATACTTACCTCCTCTTGATCCGAGCATCAAGGTTGAACTTTTGATTGGTCGAGATATACCTGAGATTCATCATGTGCAAGAACAAATTACTGGAGATAAAGGTGAACCTTTCGCTCAAAGATTAGCACTTGGATGGGTGGTAATAGGAGAAGTGTGCTTGGGCAAAGTACATGCTCCAAACAAAATCAGTGTGCGTCAAACTCATGTTCTCAACGATGGACGATGCACCACGTTCCCTCTTTGCGAGAACAACATAGAGATAAGTGATCTCAAAGATGACATTTTCATCAGGACAACAAATGACAACAAAGTAGGACTTTCTGTTGAAGATAGACAATTTCTTAGTTTGATGGATACTGATTTTAGAAAGGATGACACTGGTCATTGGTCAGCGCCATTGCCATTCAAACAACCAAAACCACCTATTCCAAACAACCGCTCACAAGCCTGGAAACGAGCACAGATACTTGACACTAGTTTGCGTAAGAATCAAACGAAACGTGAACATTTCATGACATTTATGGAGAAAGTGTTGAACAGCGGTGCAGCAGAAATTGCACCTAAAGTTATTTCAGGAGAATGTTGGTACCTTCCGCTTTTCGGGGTTTATCATCATAAAAAACCAGACCAAATTAGGGGAGTATTTGACTCGTCTGCAGTGTACGGAGATGTGTCGTTAAATAGTCTATTAATGTCAGGACCAGATCTTACAAATAACCTAGTTGGAATTCTTATGCGATTTCGTAAAAATGCTATTGCTATAACTGGAGACATTGAGCAAATGTTCTACCAGTTCAGAGTGTCAAATCATCACAGAGACTACCTTAGATTCTTTTGGTACCAGGATAATGACTTTTCTAAACCTCTCATCGAATATCGTATGACATCTCATGTGTTTGGTAACACGCCTTCACCTGCCGTGGCTTCTTACGGCCTTCGACAAGCTGTTGCAACTTCCGATGAAGACGTACGTGCTTTCGTATGTAATGATTTTTATGTGGACGATGGTCTCACTTCATTCACCAACAAAGAACAAGCAATCGATCTTGTTAAGAAAACTCAAAACGATTTAAAGACAAATGGACATATAAGATTTCACAAGATTGTGTCGAACGATATTGACGTCATGAAAGCTTTCCCCAGTGATGACCTAGGTAAAGACTTGAAACAGTTGGACTTGTGTTCAGATATATTACCTACTCAACAAAGTCTAGGTATAACATGGGATCTTCATTCCGATAATTTTGTGTTTCATGTAAATAATGATGTCAAACCTATAACACGAAGAGGACTCCTATCTTCAATAAACAGTTTGTTTGACCCTTTGGGTTTCGTATCACCTATTGTGATTAGCGGTAAAATTCTTCTCCGTGAAGTAGTTCCACCTGGAACTGACTGGGATGAACCGTTAAGTTCTGAACATGCTGATAGATGGAACCTTTGGCTTGAGTCTTTGAAATCTCTTGGCAATTTTGAAATTCCACGAATGATTACTCCTGAGTCAGTGTCGACAGCGCACTATCTTGAGATTCATATTTTTTGTGATGCTTCCGAACAAGCAATTTCTTCAGTTGCCTATTTGAAATCCGTTAATGAGACTGGAAATGCATCTTTAGGTTTTCTGATGGGAAAAACAAAACTAGCACCTCTGAAAGGTCACACAATTCCTAGATTGGAACTTTGTGCTGCTGTTCTTGGCGCTGAGTTAGGTGAAGTCATTTGCGACAACATGAAGCTTTTACCGGAGACTTGTCATTACTACACGGACAGTCAAGTTGTCCTAGGATATATTAGCAATACCAAAAGACGATTTTTCACTTACGTCACAAATCGTGTTGATAAAATTCACAAAACGTCAAATCCGTCTCAGTGGTCCTACATATCAACTGATCAGAATCCAGCTGATGCCGGAACTAGATTTTCAAGCTCACCAGATATGATTCTTGTCACTAGATGGATAACAGGTCCGACATGTTTATCATCACATGATGTTATGATTGAAGACAAATCTTATCCGTTAGTAACACCAACTGAGGACAAGGAAATTCGTCCTTTAGTATTATCTAAGAAAACAGTTATTCGAAATCCAGAGATCGGTTGTCATCGTTTTACGAATTTTTCAAGTTTGAAAGCTCTCATTAGGGCAGTTTCGTTTTTGAGACATTTTGTACGTACTTGGAAATCAAAACGTTCTAGTCAAAAAGTGTCTGAAGACAAAGATagtccaaaatttcaaaaggaGACCGAATCTTTTATAATTCGTCAAATTCAGAATGAGATTTTTGAAAAGGAAATTTACAATTTGAACGAACACAAACCAATTTCAAAGGAACGCTCAATGTTGAAATTAGATCCGTTTGTTGATGAACACGGTGTGGTTAGAGTAGGAGGTAGACTCAAACATTCAGATTTGACACTTGGTGAGAAACATCCGATACTTATTCCTGGTAGTCATCACTTCGCCAAACTTATTGTCTTACAttatcacaaacaaataaaacatcaagGACGTCATTTAACGGAAGGCAGTATCAGAAGTGCAGATATTGGATAA
- the LOC139494134 gene encoding uncharacterized protein — protein MSDLPEERLKSCPPFTYVGVDCFGPWDIVTRRTRGGSVNSKRWAVLFSCMSSRAVHIEVIEEMSTSSFINALRRFVSLRGKVEEFFSDRGTNFVGAANELGIPAICVEDRTLKTFLNEKGTVWKFNTPYSSHMGGSWERLIGIARRIIDSILYDARHNKLTHEVLCTFMAETTAIMNSRPLIPISSDPDSPCVLSPNALLTTKTIDCDEDFSHLNIRDVYTTQWKFVQVLAEQFWTQWRREYLQTLQSRRKWQQTQENIKEGDTVILKDGDQHRNLWPIGLIEHIFPSKDNLVRKVLVRTIRDGQVRVYVRPITQTVLLCRNAL, from the coding sequence ATGTCTGATTTACCGGAGGAACGACTGAAATCGTGCCCACCTTTTACTTACGTCGGAGTGGATTGTTTTGGTCCTTGGGACATTGTGACTAGACGAACTCGTGGAGGAAGCGTCAACTCAAAACGATGGGCTGTACTATTTTCATGTATGTCATCTAGAGCTGTACACATTGAGGTTATTGAAGAGATGAGCACCTCATCTTTTATTAATGCGCTACGACGGTTCGTGTCATTAAGAGGCAAAGTTGAGGAATTCTTTTCCGACCGAGGGACAAATTTCGTTGGAGCAGCGAATGAACTTGGAATTCCTGCAATATGTGTGGAAGATAGAACTTTGAAAACCTTTCTTAACGAAAAAGGTACTGTTTGGAAGTTCAACACCCCATATTCTTCACATATGGGAGGCTCGTGGGAACGACTCATAGGCATTGCTCGCCGCATTATTGACTCTATTCTTTATGATGCAAGACACAACAAACTAACACACGAGGTTCTGTGCACCTTTATGGCGGAAACAACGGCCATCATGAACTCTCGTCCATTAATTCCAATTTCATCAGACCCTGATTCACCGTGTGTTTTGTCGCCAAATGCTCTGCTAACTACCAAAACCATTGACTGTGATGAAGATTTTAGTCATTTGAACATTCGAGATGTATACACTACTCAATGGAAATTCGTTCAAGTACTAGCTGAACAGTTTTGGACTCAGTGGCGTCGCGAGTACTTACAAACGTTGCAATCTCGACGAAAATGGCAACAAACTCAGGAGAACATTAAAGAAGGTGATACCGTTATTCTCAAGGATGGTGATCAACACAGAAACCTTTGGCCAATAGGACTTATTGAACATATATTTCCTAGTAAAGACAATTTAGTTAGGAAAGTGTTAGTAAGAACAATCAGAGACGGACAAGTTCGTGTATATGTGCGACCAATCACACAAACTGTTCTTTTGTGTCGCAATGCATTGTAA